The proteins below are encoded in one region of Podarcis raffonei isolate rPodRaf1 chromosome 8, rPodRaf1.pri, whole genome shotgun sequence:
- the FCSK gene encoding L-fucose kinase isoform X7: MAGGEVDWTVIVLTCQHKDSVFAFQKELEIRRDRGSLGRQPILLTVEDPKGQVGSGGATLNALLVAAEHLSARAGYTVVTSDVLQKAWILILHMGRDFLFDDCSRAFTCLPLEEPAAPTEALTCNLDSLLATLMHQVCRGSPPGVWVSSTDMLLTVPTMTEIDWHGFQGVRVIAVPGSISYARQHGVYLADTQGVVQDIFYQSPEDQLRQCVGPDGKVPLVCGVVFFSSEAAEQLLATHVIPPLDACTYMGLDSGAPAIQLSLFFDILLCMAQGVSEEAFVKGQRPGMGSGDNVQEAGSERSARSVLWKALHAVPLTMVYIPEGCYDYMTMSASDHIRHLTPHPGNARSRSFRKVAHSHVAEPQLLAEGCSVTNSLLEGAVKVGPGSVIQHCRLKGPLEIHTGCLLTGLDVASSVAFRSYLLRDVVVQGHTVRLRGIPCKVFTLSGHRDDWQSVAEEGGTYLNRPWSEFFLRTGIRSHDLWSPDTPSSRRCLLNARLFPVLHASEPLGVGDVLWLLGSPLSPPGAEQLQRWRTSWRMSWEELKGSLDQEAELAARRATFFLQAQSKTKRVLMEHSNCSLLPLIRSTALEGYHKAMLETLDEVASMARDPGVAARSLACIADLLGCLAKGEGGLRSGPAANAAWAQAFQHLEKGDIPEGVKELAKERKKWLDRPVLLVRAARHYEGAEQILIRQAVMSSCQFISLRLATLPPMGRWLRAACPARIDLSGGWSDTPPITYEHGGAVVDLAVLVDGHRPIGAQARRIAEPELRLISRSGRLEGEMVVELVCRDLEDLRDYCQPHAPGALLKAALICTHIVDLASQNSLREQLMEHFGGGFELRTWSRLPHGSGLGTSSILAGAVMASLYQASGHSTSVESLIHTVLHLEQVLTTGCSKELVCPATHHCAECQRTGEQRRGVCPGPSARQPGSLGQVYESLLAAEEEYGPWV, encoded by the exons ATGGCTGGAGGAGAGGTGGACTGGACCGTCATCGTTTTGACATGTCAGCACAAGGACAGCGTCTTTGCCTTCCAAAAAG AGCTGGAGATCCGTAGGGATCGGGGCTCCTTGGGGCGACAGCCCATCCTGCTCACGGTTGAAGACCCCAAGGGCCAGGTTGGCAGTGGAGGAGCCACTCTCAATGCACTCCTGGTGGCAGCTGAGCACTTGAGCGCTCGAGCAGGCTACACG GTGGTCACATCTGATGTCTTGCAAAAGGCCTGGATCCTCATTCTGCACATG GGCCGGGACTTCCTATTCGATGACTGCAGTCGAGCATTCACCTGCCTCCCCCTGGAGGAGCCTGCGGCCCCCACTGAGGCACTCACCTGCAACCTGGACAGCCTCCTTGCAACCCTGATGCACCAG GTGTGCAGAGGCTCCCCCCCAGGGGTCTGGGTTTCCAGCACAGATATGCTTCTCACAGTCCCAACCATGACAG agATCGACTGGCATGGATTCCAGGGGGTGAGAGTCATTGCTGTGCCTGGGAGCATCTCCTATGCCAGGCAGCATGGAGTCTACCTCGCTGACACTCAG GGGGTGGTGCAAGACATCTTCTACCAAAGCCCTGAAGACCAACTCCGGCAATGCGTGGGGCCAGACGGGAAGGTCCCGCTG GTGTGTGGGGTTGTCTTCTTCTCCTCTGAAGCAGCGGAGCAGCTTCTGGCCACCCATGTCATCCCACCCCTTGATGCCTGCACCTACATGGGGCTGGACTCAGGAGCCCCCGCCATCCAG CTCTCTCTCTTCTTCGACATCCTGCTCTGCATGGCCCAGGGAGTCAGCGAAGAGGCCTTTGTGAAGGGTCAGAGACCAGGGATGGGCAGCGGCGACAATGTCCAGGAGGCAGGGTCAGAGAGAAGTGCCCGCTCCGTGCTGTGGAAAGCTCTCCATGCTGTGCCTCTCACGATGG TGTACATCCCTGAGGGTTGCTATGACTACATGACCATGTCTGCCAGCGACCACATCCGCCACCTCACACCCCACCCAGGCAATGCCCGCAGCAGATCCTTCCGCAAAGTGGCACATTCCCATGTGGCT GAGCCTCAGCTGCTGGCTGAGGGCTGCTCTGTCACCAACAGCCTCTTGGAGGGAGCAGTGAAAGTGGGGCCTGGGAGCGTGATCCAGCACTGCCGCTTGAAG GGTCCTTTGGAGATCCACACTGGCTGCCTCCTCACTGGGCTGGACGTGGCATCCTCCGTGGCCTTCAGGAGCTACCTGCTTCGGGATGTGGTTGTCCAGGGACACACTGTCAGGCTGAGAGGGATCCCTTGCAAGGTCTTCACCCTGAGTGGGCATCGTGATGACTGGCAG AGCGTGGCAGAAGAAGGCGGCACCTACCTGAACAGGCCCTGGAGTGAGTTTTTCCTCCGCACTGGAATACG GAGTCACGACCTTTGGAGCCCAGACACCCCTTCCAGCCGCCGCTGCCTGCTGAATGCCCGCCTGTTCCCCGTGCTGCATGCCTCCGAGCCCCTGGGAGTTGGGGACGTCCTCTGGCTCTTGGGCTCCCCTCTTTCTCCTCCAGGGGCTGAGCAGCTGCAGCGCTGGCGGACTTCCTGGCGTATGTCCTGGGAGGAGCTGAAGGGGAGCCTGGATCAGGAAGCTGAGCTGGCTGCCCGCAGGGCCACCTTCTTCTTGCAGGCCCAGAGCAAGACCAAGAGGGTCCTGATGGAGCACAGCAACTGCAGCCTCCTACCGCTGATCCGTTCCACAGCCCTGGAGGGCTACCACAAGGCCATGCTGGAGACACTGGACGAAG TTGCCTCCATGGCCAGAGACCCTGGCGTTGCTGCTCGATCCCTGGCTTGCATTGCTGACCTCCTGGGCTGCCTGGCCAAAGGGGAAGGGGGCTTACGGAGCGGCCCGGCAGCCAACGCAGCTTGGGCCCAGGCCTTCCAGCACCTTGAGAAGGGGGACATCCCTGAGGGTGTCAAGGAGCTGGCCAAGGAGAGGAAGAAGTGGCTGGACAG gcctGTCCTCCTTGTCCGCGCTGCTCGACACTATGAGGGTGCCGAGCAGATCCTCATCCGCCAGGCTGTGATGTCCTCCTGCCAGTTCATCAGCCTCAGGCTGGCCACGCTGCCTCCCATGGGCCGCTGGCTGAGAGCGGCCTGCCCAGCCAGAATAGACCTCTCTG GTGGCTGGAGCGACACCCCTCCCATCACATATGAACATGGAGGCGCAGTGGTGGACCTGGCCGTCCTGGTGGATGGGCACAGGCCCATTGGTGCACAGGCCCGGCGCATTGCCGAGCCAGAACTGCGGCTCATTAGCCGCAGTGGGAGGCTGGAGGGAGAGATGGTGGTGGAGCTGGTCTGCAGAGACCTGGAAGACCTGCGGGATTACTGCCAGCCTCACGCACCCG gagCTTTGTTGAAAGCAGCCTTGATTTGCACCCACATTGTGGACCTTGCTTCTCAGAATTCCTTGCGGGAGCAACTGATGGAACACTTTGGAGGTGGCTTTGAACTCCGCACCTGGTCACGTCTTCCTCACGGATCAGGACTGG GCACCAGCAGCATCCTGGCGGGGGCTGTGATGGCTTCTTTATACCAGGCATCTGGGCACTCCACCAGCGTTGAGTCCCTCATCCACACCGTGCTGCATTTGGAGCAGGTTCTCACCACAG gATGTTCTAAGGAACTGGTATGCCCGGCTACCCACCATTGTGCAGAATGCCAGCGCACTGGTGAACAACGCAGAGGAGTGTGCCCAGGCCCTTCAGCAAG gCAACCTGGCTCTCTTGGGCAAGTGTATGAATCATTACTGGCTGCAGAAGAAGAATATGGCCCCTGGGTGTGA
- the FCSK gene encoding L-fucose kinase isoform X8 encodes MAGGEVDWTVIVLTCQHKDSVFAFQKELEIRRDRGSLGRQPILLTVEDPKGQVGSGGATLNALLVAAEHLSARAGYTVVTSDVLQKAWILILHMGRDFLFDDCSRAFTCLPLEEPAAPTEALTCNLDSLLATLMHQVCRGSPPGVWVSSTDMLLTVPTMTEIDWHGFQGVRVIAVPGSISYARQHGVYLADTQGVVQDIFYQSPEDQLRQCVGPDGKVPLVCGVVFFSSEAAEQLLATHVIPPLDACTYMGLDSGAPAIQLSLFFDILLCMAQGVSEEAFVKGQRPGMGSGDNVQEAGSERSARSVLWKALHAVPLTMVYIPEGCYDYMTMSASDHIRHLTPHPGNARSRSFRKVAHSHVAEPQLLAEGCSVTNSLLEGAVKVGPGSVIQHCRLKGPLEIHTGCLLTGLDVASSVAFRSYLLRDVVVQGHTVRLRGIPCKVFTLSGHRDDWQSVAEEGGTYLNRPWSEFFLRTGIRSHDLWSPDTPSSRRCLLNARLFPVLHASEPLGVGDVLWLLGSPLSPPGAEQLQRWRTSWRMSWEELKGSLDQEAELAARRATFFLQAQSKTKRVLMEHSNCSLLPLIRSTALEGYHKAMLETLDEVASMARDPGVAARSLACIADLLGCLAKGEGGLRSGPAANAAWAQAFQHLEKGDIPEGVKELAKERKKWLDRPVLLVRAARHYEGAEQILIRQAVMSSCQFISLRLATLPPMGRWLRAACPARIDLSGGWSDTPPITYEHGGAVVDLAVLVDGHRPIGAQARRIAEPELRLISRSGRLEGEMVVELVCRDLEDLRDYCQPHAPGALLKAALICTHIVDLASQNSLREQLMEHFGGGFELRTWSRLPHGSGLGTSSILAGAVMASLYQASGHSTSVESLIHTVLHLEQVLTTALQFCDQDLAEISPVHLTAVISKVEGGRTKWVGWCQASRSGVQSLSSH; translated from the exons ATGGCTGGAGGAGAGGTGGACTGGACCGTCATCGTTTTGACATGTCAGCACAAGGACAGCGTCTTTGCCTTCCAAAAAG AGCTGGAGATCCGTAGGGATCGGGGCTCCTTGGGGCGACAGCCCATCCTGCTCACGGTTGAAGACCCCAAGGGCCAGGTTGGCAGTGGAGGAGCCACTCTCAATGCACTCCTGGTGGCAGCTGAGCACTTGAGCGCTCGAGCAGGCTACACG GTGGTCACATCTGATGTCTTGCAAAAGGCCTGGATCCTCATTCTGCACATG GGCCGGGACTTCCTATTCGATGACTGCAGTCGAGCATTCACCTGCCTCCCCCTGGAGGAGCCTGCGGCCCCCACTGAGGCACTCACCTGCAACCTGGACAGCCTCCTTGCAACCCTGATGCACCAG GTGTGCAGAGGCTCCCCCCCAGGGGTCTGGGTTTCCAGCACAGATATGCTTCTCACAGTCCCAACCATGACAG agATCGACTGGCATGGATTCCAGGGGGTGAGAGTCATTGCTGTGCCTGGGAGCATCTCCTATGCCAGGCAGCATGGAGTCTACCTCGCTGACACTCAG GGGGTGGTGCAAGACATCTTCTACCAAAGCCCTGAAGACCAACTCCGGCAATGCGTGGGGCCAGACGGGAAGGTCCCGCTG GTGTGTGGGGTTGTCTTCTTCTCCTCTGAAGCAGCGGAGCAGCTTCTGGCCACCCATGTCATCCCACCCCTTGATGCCTGCACCTACATGGGGCTGGACTCAGGAGCCCCCGCCATCCAG CTCTCTCTCTTCTTCGACATCCTGCTCTGCATGGCCCAGGGAGTCAGCGAAGAGGCCTTTGTGAAGGGTCAGAGACCAGGGATGGGCAGCGGCGACAATGTCCAGGAGGCAGGGTCAGAGAGAAGTGCCCGCTCCGTGCTGTGGAAAGCTCTCCATGCTGTGCCTCTCACGATGG TGTACATCCCTGAGGGTTGCTATGACTACATGACCATGTCTGCCAGCGACCACATCCGCCACCTCACACCCCACCCAGGCAATGCCCGCAGCAGATCCTTCCGCAAAGTGGCACATTCCCATGTGGCT GAGCCTCAGCTGCTGGCTGAGGGCTGCTCTGTCACCAACAGCCTCTTGGAGGGAGCAGTGAAAGTGGGGCCTGGGAGCGTGATCCAGCACTGCCGCTTGAAG GGTCCTTTGGAGATCCACACTGGCTGCCTCCTCACTGGGCTGGACGTGGCATCCTCCGTGGCCTTCAGGAGCTACCTGCTTCGGGATGTGGTTGTCCAGGGACACACTGTCAGGCTGAGAGGGATCCCTTGCAAGGTCTTCACCCTGAGTGGGCATCGTGATGACTGGCAG AGCGTGGCAGAAGAAGGCGGCACCTACCTGAACAGGCCCTGGAGTGAGTTTTTCCTCCGCACTGGAATACG GAGTCACGACCTTTGGAGCCCAGACACCCCTTCCAGCCGCCGCTGCCTGCTGAATGCCCGCCTGTTCCCCGTGCTGCATGCCTCCGAGCCCCTGGGAGTTGGGGACGTCCTCTGGCTCTTGGGCTCCCCTCTTTCTCCTCCAGGGGCTGAGCAGCTGCAGCGCTGGCGGACTTCCTGGCGTATGTCCTGGGAGGAGCTGAAGGGGAGCCTGGATCAGGAAGCTGAGCTGGCTGCCCGCAGGGCCACCTTCTTCTTGCAGGCCCAGAGCAAGACCAAGAGGGTCCTGATGGAGCACAGCAACTGCAGCCTCCTACCGCTGATCCGTTCCACAGCCCTGGAGGGCTACCACAAGGCCATGCTGGAGACACTGGACGAAG TTGCCTCCATGGCCAGAGACCCTGGCGTTGCTGCTCGATCCCTGGCTTGCATTGCTGACCTCCTGGGCTGCCTGGCCAAAGGGGAAGGGGGCTTACGGAGCGGCCCGGCAGCCAACGCAGCTTGGGCCCAGGCCTTCCAGCACCTTGAGAAGGGGGACATCCCTGAGGGTGTCAAGGAGCTGGCCAAGGAGAGGAAGAAGTGGCTGGACAG gcctGTCCTCCTTGTCCGCGCTGCTCGACACTATGAGGGTGCCGAGCAGATCCTCATCCGCCAGGCTGTGATGTCCTCCTGCCAGTTCATCAGCCTCAGGCTGGCCACGCTGCCTCCCATGGGCCGCTGGCTGAGAGCGGCCTGCCCAGCCAGAATAGACCTCTCTG GTGGCTGGAGCGACACCCCTCCCATCACATATGAACATGGAGGCGCAGTGGTGGACCTGGCCGTCCTGGTGGATGGGCACAGGCCCATTGGTGCACAGGCCCGGCGCATTGCCGAGCCAGAACTGCGGCTCATTAGCCGCAGTGGGAGGCTGGAGGGAGAGATGGTGGTGGAGCTGGTCTGCAGAGACCTGGAAGACCTGCGGGATTACTGCCAGCCTCACGCACCCG gagCTTTGTTGAAAGCAGCCTTGATTTGCACCCACATTGTGGACCTTGCTTCTCAGAATTCCTTGCGGGAGCAACTGATGGAACACTTTGGAGGTGGCTTTGAACTCCGCACCTGGTCACGTCTTCCTCACGGATCAGGACTGG GCACCAGCAGCATCCTGGCGGGGGCTGTGATGGCTTCTTTATACCAGGCATCTGGGCACTCCACCAGCGTTGAGTCCCTCATCCACACCGTGCTGCATTTGGAGCAGGTTCTCACCACAG ctctacaattctgtgatcaagACTTGGCTGAAATCTCTCCAGTTCATTTGACTGCTGTGATTTCAAAG GTGGAGGGTGGCAGGACCAAGTGGGTGGGCTGGTGCCAGGCCTCAAGATCGGGCGTTCAAAGCCTCAGCTCCCACTAA